CAATTCTCCGCGGAATGGGATGACTACACATTTCACAGCGAACACGGGTGCTTGAATCTGTTCACGCAGAACGACTGGAGCGGCCGCGAGCCGTTGCTGCCGCTGTATGACCGCCTTGACGTTCCTTATGAAGTTCTTTCGGGCGATGAAATTCATCGCCGTTGGCCCGCCCTCACGCCTCCGAGCGATTTTGTCGGTCTGTACGATCCGCGCGGCGGCTACAGCGAACCAGACGAGTACGTCGCTGCACTCGTCGCTCGCGTAAGAGATCTCGGCGTACGCGTCATTGAAGGCGCGACGGTGCTGGGCTTCGAGAAAGCGGGCGATCGCGTAGCTGGCGTGAGAACTGCCGAGCAATCTTTCCACGCCGACGCCGTCGTCTCGACAGTGCACGCCTGGAGCTTGCCGCTGCTTAACGAGCTTGGCATCTCGCTGCCGATCAAACATTTCGTTCATCAACGCTACGTGACTGTTCCACAGCCGAATCCGCACATGGCCCCTCCGGTCAACGCCGACCCGTACTGCGGCTATGTCCGCCCTGCTGCGGGAAATCGCTTACTGATGGGCGTGGAAACGCCGCTGCGGGAGGAGCAACGGGTCAACCGGTTCGATTTTCGCATGAGCGATCTCGAAACACCGTCCAGTGTTCGAGAGGAGGGTCGGCAGAACTGTCAGCAGTTGGTGCCAGCGTTGCAGGATGCTCGCTGGGAGAGCGAGCAGGTCGGTCTCATCTGCTTCACCGTCGACGGCGAACCGGTGCTAGGCGAGGCGCCGGGTGCCGCCGGGCTGTTCATCGCGGCCGCATTCCACTCCGGCGGGTTCAGTTACAACTCCGTCGTCGGCGAACTCATGGCGGACTTAGTTGTGAAAGGCGAATCGTGGCTCGATCTCGCTCCGTTCTCTCCAAGCCGTTTCGATATGGAATCGACCTACGATTACTTGCTCAGTACGGTTCAGCAAGCGCAGGCCGTCAGGCGACGCCACTAAGCCTCATCGCACGATCACCCGAGACCCCAAACTCGAGAACTATCTACAGTGAGACTCCTTCTCCCATTCATGCTCGCAGCGGCTCTCCATGGCAATGGCGGGTTCGCACG
This sequence is a window from Lacipirellula parvula. Protein-coding genes within it:
- a CDS encoding NAD(P)/FAD-dependent oxidoreductase, with translation MAVSEVIVIGGGVLGLSTAYQLAQRGVSRITLLEKGAIGHGSSIRAAGIGTHLLWSETGVRTRKRAFELYEQFSAEWDDYTFHSEHGCLNLFTQNDWSGREPLLPLYDRLDVPYEVLSGDEIHRRWPALTPPSDFVGLYDPRGGYSEPDEYVAALVARVRDLGVRVIEGATVLGFEKAGDRVAGVRTAEQSFHADAVVSTVHAWSLPLLNELGISLPIKHFVHQRYVTVPQPNPHMAPPVNADPYCGYVRPAAGNRLLMGVETPLREEQRVNRFDFRMSDLETPSSVREEGRQNCQQLVPALQDARWESEQVGLICFTVDGEPVLGEAPGAAGLFIAAAFHSGGFSYNSVVGELMADLVVKGESWLDLAPFSPSRFDMESTYDYLLSTVQQAQAVRRRH